A stretch of DNA from Sugiyamaella lignohabitans strain CBS 10342 chromosome B, complete sequence:
TATTCAAGTCCCATAAACTGAGATAAGCACTCTCTGTGAAAGCTCATGGACTACGGAGCTGGAAGCTTCTCCAAGTAATAACGTATATAGCTCGTACAAATCATTCAACtaaaacaataacaatgcAAAATAAACAAGAGGCATACTAGTGGATAGCTACAAGCTGCCACATACATATCGAGAATTGGGAGCAGTTCTTactcctcttcatcctcgtcatcttcgtcctcaAAATTGTCGGACTCATCTCCATCGTCCTCCATGacgtcttcatcttccatCGAGTCATCAGCAGATTCATACCAAAAATCGTCATCTACGACGTCATCACGAGGCTCTGCTGGCTTGGGTGCAACATATGCCTCCGACTCAAGCAAAGGCATTTTGAAGTCTTTGGGGATATTTTGCTTAGAAGCAGCTACGTCTTGAGCAACTCTCTTGTTGTACGAAGGGCGGTCTTTACGCCAAGCAACCGCAGCATCAACATTAGCAGGCGAGTTGATATTTGGATCTGACAAAAGTGACACAATCGAGATAAGCACTGTTTCAACAGATTGAGCCGGACTCCAGGTCTCACCATCAGGCTCATCTGTGGTGGCATCTCCTGATTTATGGAGGATAGAGATACATATAAGACCATCCTTATACACATTCGGATGATAAATAGGGGGGTTAAATCGAAACCTTGGAGGTGAAAATGGGTAATCTTTGGGGAACATTAACTGTGCCTGAGTAAAGGTTAGTTCTCTATACACACACAACCGGCTAGCACTAGGAAACCATAGGGCTCCTcatttcaaaaaaatttcctTACCTTAAAGTACCCTCCATGGTATGGCGAGTCTTCGCTAAGAACCATAACACCGACGTTCCAGTGGTAAatatcctcatcatccaaCTACGGCCATGTTAGTAAAGTCAAACAAATAATTATCTGAAACAAGATAGCTGTGTGAAATTTTTAGACTTCGGAGCTTCCGCTTTAAAATCGTCGCGGGCCCTTTCGCCTCATCCACGATGTGAAGAACTACTTACTGTAATGTGAAAGGAAGGAATAGCCTTTTTGGGGTCAGTCAGTTCTCTAaactgcttcatcagcagcgaTGCACTCGCAGGATTTGATCCGTTCATGTTCCTCCTCTCCACAATAGATCTTATATTGATAACGGTGGGTTCCCTCGGATTATTCAAGTTCCGATTATTGAAATTCTCAGCGAGTCAACAGATTTTTCACGGAATATTTTAAAATATCCCACTATCGACAGGTACGTTCGCTTCAACCGCTTCGGCCTTAAATATACTCTACAAAACTTGTTTTATCGCACTccaagttttttttttggatcttTGGCACTCTAagtaaaaacaaaactaTTGATCGTTCGCCCAGTTTACGTCCTACGACTGCTTCAGCTGTTAAGTTTGTATCTGTTTATAAGTGGGAGAACGATCTGGcgctgttgcttcttctaaGGGCTTCCTCTTGTCACTAGTGGTAATCTGCCCTACTTCTGTTATTAGTTAGTTTGTAAGATGTTTCTGCGTACAgatgccgctgccgctgctgatATATTTGGCGCGCTCGCGCGATATCTTTCCTGGTTGATGTGACGATTGAGATCTGTAGCGGTTGTTGCGTGATTTTACGGCCCTACCGATAAGGTGGGCCTCTGGGCTCAGGTTAAGGTATATGCAGCAAAACGTAAAATCCCATCTTGTGTTTATCTCAAGTGATAACGCCTTATTGCTTATAGGCTTATAGGTGTGAAAACAATTATCAAAGTAAAAAAAGGGAATACGTTTTTGCAAGAATAAGAATAGCCAAGTGTGCAGCTTATGCTAGTGAAATCCAATACTGAGTACCGCATCATATGGGTATTGATGCCTTCTAATGTCAATTGACCGGCGGAGCAGCCAGTGAAAAAGTCAACAGACTTGAGCAAAAGGCATAGTTAGTGTAACTGTGCTTACTTTGTACTTGGTATTTGCTGGGTACGTACTTCGTACTTACTTGgtatgtatttatttactcATATTGATACCCGCCTGCAGATAAACTCGATTGTTATACGCGCCGAGGTCTTTTGTTACTATAAAAAAGGATATATCGAACAGCATTTCTGAAATGAAGTACGCTAGTCTAAATTTATTTAGAAAACTAGTGGATTAGCCGTTCCGAGAGCTTAAGTGTATAGCATAGGTCTCTGCCATCAGGAAACTTTCAGTTTGATTCTGACTTTAGATGGGCCAAACTTCAGCTCGGCATTATCTCACGTGATGACGATTGCGGGGTACAGATGCTTAGTTGCGAGAAACGGTGGACATACGCACTTATCTGCAAGCAACGGTAACCGGAAAGTGGGTTGattatatatacttttcaGGAGCATCGAACTTTGTCTAGAGAATTCAAATACCTGGTCAAGTGCTTTTTGGAAAAATTCGTGAGAGAATTTGATCCTAGTGGTGTGATTTTGAAACGGTTAATTATATTGTTTTGAATTTAAATAAGAGGAAAACGGAAGTTTAGATTAGACTTTGTGCTTTGTTTGATACCGGCAAATAACCGAATCGCCCGAGGTTGCTAACCGTTTGAATTTGGACATCAAAGTGGATCATGCCTGAGAAATCAGTCAAGAAGAGGATTCAGCCCAGTGATATCCCACCATTAGCCAATGCATTTTCTGGAGCGGTAGGTGGTGCGGTTGCCAACTTGGCTGTATTCCCATTGGATCTTGTAACTACGCGATTCCAGGTGCAAACAAAGCTAGACACTGCTGAAAAGTACGATGGACTTGTTGATGCATTTATAAAGATTTATAAAGCTGATGGTATCGCAGGATTTTACGATGGAGCTGTAAGTGATACAGTAGCAACTACGGCTCAGGCGTTCTTCTATTTCTTTGCGTATGATGCGCTCAGATCAAAGAGGCTCTCTCAACATGCCAGAAAACTGGGAGGTGTTGCTCCATCGACTCTTGGTGTTGGTGAAGAGCTAGCTATTGGATCCCTGGCAGGAATTTTTGCAAAGTTTTTTATATCGCCTTTGAATAATATAGTGGCAAGACAACAGACATCTGCATTGGTTAAGAAAGAACTAGATGAATCAAATGCATCTGAGAAGCCTTCCAACGCTATTAAGCAAAGTCACCATGATTCTGCTATTGAAATTGTCAAGGCGATTTACAAGGAGCGTGGCTTTCTCGGATTCTGGTCTGGATACAAGGCTACGGTTTTGCTGTCTATCAATCCATCGTTGACCTACTACTTTTTCCAACTATTCACTGCCGTTCTTATTCCCAAACGTCGTCGTAAGAACCCTACAAGTGTAgaaatcttcttccttgcTGCATGGGCCAAGACCATTGCCACCTTAATCACCTATCCGATTATTCTTGCCAAAACTCGAATCCAGATCGTTCGAGCTACTAAGTCCGCCGGTTCTCTTTTCTCTCAAATTCTGAAAACGCTCGACTCCGAAGGTATTCAAGGACTCTACATGGGAGCCCGATCCCAGATTCTCAAAGGTTTCTTTAGCCAGGGAATCACCATGATGACCAAAGATCAAATTGCCCGTTTAATAATTTACGTCTACTTTGTGGGCAAGAAATATATCGTCTAGATACTAATAGATGCACTTTTGCTACGCTACACAAATATTTCGAGCCTCTTTCAGTAACTGGCTTCTTGATTAGACCCTGTGACTATCATCTCTCGAGAACAAATGGACTACCAGGAGAAATATCTCTCGACTCGAGTGAGGGCGACGGCCCCTGTTCTCTGGCACACCTGCAACTGCACGTGATTTTCGGATAAAAAGCTCGTCACGAAGATCATGTTGACAAAACATACCCCTGAAGAATTATACGCGATGATTTCTTCAGAAGTAGCCATTTCGTGGTTTGCCGGCACTTTCCTGGTAATCTCACCCATCACCTCTTATATTGATACGGTTGTGAATATCTATCGGTCGCAATCGTCAGCAGGGTTCTCTCTAGATGTATGCGCTATTATGCTTATCTCGAGCTTTCTTAAGATATTCTTCTACTTAGGCCGGCCATATGAGTATTCTTTATATTTACAAGCTTGGGTAATGATATTAATTCAGCTAGTGCTATTGAAGCTTGCATTGGATAATAGACCGCGCCAGTGGATTGGCGGCCCTCTGGATCATGACCCAAATCATCTTGCTGCAGGTGCCAGATTTGTTTCAGTTCGACCTATGAATTTCTGGGCCTGGGAGAatccaaaatattattggAGCTTCTTATTACGTTTGGTGGGTGTTCTTGTAGTTCTTCAACTATTGTTTGGCAGACTACAATTTTACGTAGAATCCATTGGCCTCATTGGTTTATTAATAGAGGCAGTGCTACCACTGCCCCAAATATTTACGAATGCTGCCCGTGGCTCTGTAGATGGCTTTCGACCTTCTCTTCTAATCTCATGGCTGGGTGGTGACATCTCCAAATTAAcattttttgcattttctaTGGCACGTGGCTCATCTAGCGTAGCTCCTCAATTCCTAATATGTGCTTGCATTCAGGCATCGTTCGACGCATTTATCGGAGTACAGTATTATATGTATTCTACAGGACGGTGGACAGCATCGAAGGAGCAAGATGTTATTGCCTCTCGCCAGCGAGCTAACAGTCTAAAGCATATGGAACCCAGGCCATAGAATTCCAACACAACGGATAGATTTGTCGAATGATACATTGTGAGGCCTGTGAagataaattaatttgCATGACATAGTATAAAAGTTCAACTCATTAATGATGGCTATGATATTATGCGGATGTTGGAGCTGCAGACGTACCTGGTAAACCTTCATCTCTTGACATAGaatcctcttcttcaaactcGTCGTCAGAAGGCTCACCGTCTTGTTCGAGGCTGACATCCTTGTTCTCTCCCGTAACGTGCTTTCTTCGAGATCGACCCAACTTCTCGCACCAGCTTTCAGCTTTCTCAAGTGTTTCATCAACAATAGATGTAATTTGATCTAGCATTAATAGACTTTCTCTTGCCAGTGATAGAACTCTGCCTCCAATCTCTACATCTGAGTGGGCCAAATTAGCAgctcttgctgctgctacctgCTCCTCAGTCAGATGAATACTTGTTGCAGCAGTAGATTCTGCCCCTGGGGATTTGAGGTCAGGAGAGGCCTCTGATTCAGCAGTACCTGAGCGGGCATTCACACTTTCAGTGTCACTTTCAGAACCAACCCCATTGAACTCATACCCTGATGTGCTTCGTTTATGAAAACCAGCTCCAGTAGCCCTGGTTGCGTTACCAGTGGCCCACGCGCTGCCTGAACTGGCTGCCATCATTGTGGCCCTTGGAGTTCCTGGAGTTCCTGGTGTGAGTGGAGTCCTTGGAGTATGTGATAATGTCAGAGCCCATTTGGCAGGTAGTCTTAGAATATAGTTACGAACATGAGTTCTTGCTGGTTCAGGTAATGAGTTTCCGGCAAAGTTAGAAACAACAGTTACAACTTTCTTAACTGTGGTAATGATATCCTGTttaatagcagcaatagTGTATTTCTTTGGAGGTTTTCTGTCTGCAGGAACATGATTTGAAGCAATCTGTTGAGCCATAGCATGTGCAGCTTCCTCATCTAATAGTTCTTGGAGCATATTTACTTTTGAAGCGAGGTGAGCGTTGGCTAGTTTCAAAAAGCGAAGGCAATACCGTAACCTCTGACGAGATTCGGACGATAATGAAGCAAGAGATGTAGCTGTCACCAAAACCCTTCTCCATTTTGGCTTGCCTGACGATGGGTTCGAggttgttgaagatgttgaagaagtgCGCATTAGAGAAGCAAGTGAACTTGACGATGCCGAGGTGCTAATCGTATGCGAACTATTTGGCGTACTACTACCAGATATAGAACcttccttttctttatttctATCTCTGTCTTTCTCACGTCGGTCTCCTTTGGGGATGATAACAGCCTcaatcttttcagcagAGTACTTGAATCGAGGTGAGTACGATTTTGAGgaattataaatattgaCAGCTGATGACACTAGAGGATGCGATGACACTTTTGTAAGTAATGAGCTTGTTGGGTTTGAATTTGCAGAAGCCCTAGGGGGCGGTGGGGGTGAAACGCTGGTTCTAGCACTGTCTCGAAGAGATTCCAACacttctgctgccagttggtcttcttgactCGGCATGTTGAAAAAAGAGGGTATTACTAGTACTTCGCAAGGATAGTGATTATAGCCAACAATAGAGGAGAGTTTGTCGAATAGAAAGTTGAAATACGGCGGTAGATTCAAGCGAAATAAGGATGTTCGAGCACTATCGCAATCCTGTTTTCTTGTATACGCCTGAAGTGAAAGTCCGCGATATGATTCTAGATTTTCAGTGCTTTATATCTTTTAAGCCCAGGAAGGGGCCCTAAAAATTGAAACTTCTTGTTTTGTCCCTAAATATCGGGTCGTTTGTTAACAAATTCTATCGAAATTTTGGAAAAAAATGTGTGAATGATAGTTGTTATCTGACTAGGTATTTTGAATCTATGCATGTGAAAGCATCAGCCgtgtattttattttctgatcACATGCAAAAGTTACCGATTAGGGCGAGCGGTTTTCGGCATTGAATTGGGGTTGAGATGTTCAAAAAGACTCCATATAATAAAGATTAGGAAAAACTTCAAGTATCAGGTGATCTTTAGAGGGTATTCAACATCTTTATATTCTGAGGGTACTCATTTTTGGGCTGGATAGAAAGTAAAAGTAGACGAAAGGGCTTGAAAGTTGAGTGTGAACCCTGCAGCAACTGGCTGCATGGTAGTGCTTCATGAATACTAAGGGTATGAAAATCATCTCGAACCCGTGGCCAGCAAAAAATGTAACAGGCGTTCGGCAGCTATTAAAGCTAAGATTGCTCTCTAAATTGTATAGGGAAATGGCAACCATTAATACTGACCAGATGCTCCAAGAGAGAGGAATAAAGCCTATTTTCTTCGTTGCTTTCAAAACCTGGGTTGATCCCTACTGCATTTGCCCTAACATGAAACCCTTGAGTTGACCCAGTAATGACAGAAGATATAAATGACCAACTTAGTTATAAattataaattaataatacTGTTATAACTGTTACTATTACAATGAATTATTTCAATCATTCTGGCTTAAACTTCAAACTAACACTGTTAACACAATGCCTAGCATCGGTTGGCGTTTTGTATCCTTCGCCATAGAATACATGACCAAGATGACCACCACAATTGGCGCACACCATTTCAGTACGCTCCATGCCATGTGAACTATCTCTGTTAAGACGAATTGAGCCTGGAATTGCCTCGTAGAAAGCGGGCCAGCCGCAGTGACTGTCAAACTTGGTGCTACTTCTATACAAAGGCTCGTTGCAAGCAGCACAATTGTAAATGCCATTGGCCTTATGATTGTTGTATTCACCGGTACCAGGTGCTTCAGTTCCTTTCTGGCGTAAGATTCTGAATTGTTCAGGAGAGAGAACTGCCTTCCATTCTTGTGGGGTCTTAGATACGGGGAAACTATTGTCAGACATTGTATTTGCGGATGTTTGGAAGTTGTAGTGGAACACTGTTGGAATTGATCTCGAACCAACTTTAGCTAGTCTTTGtctgttgaagaaaatggatCTGGAAAGGGTCAAGCGAgtcatatatatatatatacatatgTATATGTGAGCTACAATATTTTGCCTTCTTGAAGACTGATCTAATTGCTGTGAACCAATCCATATTATAGCCGCACCTGGGGCTTGCTTACTTAAGTACAGAAGATGTGGAGAAGGTAACACGCAGCTAACTGCGCCCTCTTTTTAGATCCGCGGGTCAATCCGTTCGAGACCAAAGCGAGACTGAGAAATACGAAATTCGACAATGGCAGTGCTGAGGTCATGCTTTTGACTGTTACTACCCCAAGACTGCCTAGTAGACAGAACTCGACGTTGGAGTCTGAATTAGGAAATATGCCTCAAGTTAAGGGGGTGGAAATTTTCTACAATAATCCGACGTCGTTCTGGTGGAAAGCTCTGAATATCATCAAGTTGACGGTTGACAGTCGCTATTCTTGTACCTGTATTTATGTTTGTAAATGGATTTGATATCGATGCTAACAGTTTCTTTCAAGCGTGAGGCAAGATGTTGCAATCGCTGTGTGGAGTCATACCCCCTTATTGTGCTCCAGTAACGAATAACATCATTTCGGATTGGAGGTAAAACCATGCTAGATACCACCTGTTTCGCTATTAAAAGGCTCGTTTCACTGGCGTAGTCGCCAAATAAAGCCGATAAGTATGCTCCGTAACATTCAGCAAGGTTGTCATCTCCCTGAATAAGCTGGTAGTGTTGTTCAAAGAAACGGATGGGATCCGTTTCCATAGAAATGTAAGCCTTTTTAATCAGATCTGCTCTTAGATATGGGTCCATATGTGATTgaatgagaagaaagaaagatgGTTGGGTGGGTTCATGACTCTCAGTTATTGCATAAATAGCCCTTTGCGTGTGTAACTAGGGGTAAATGTAACTACACAGAAGAGGCGAGGATCATGCATCTTGAGATCATTTGAGACGCATATTTGTACCGAAAATCGGCGAAAAAACGGCATACTCAAACCCCTCCCAACAAAACTCTGCGAATTGTACTTTATAGCTTTTAAAAAACAATCTCTGGATATATATGACAAATATACATTGTAAGGAATCGTCTTCTTATCTACTTCTCGATGTGGACCATAGTTAAGCAggaaatataatattttcgGACCTGCATAGTCGATAAGATAACGTGTCTTAAGTGTATGCGCACAGTCACCGCGGTTCCGGTGGTTCTGCGAAGACGCTGCAAAGGCGGCAATTGATGCAATAGAAAGAATCCCTCAAATAGCAAGCAAGAGCATAAGCAGGATGTTGCGCTCAAAAAATAGATCCGACAAGATAGGTTTAAGTGATTCCAGATTCACGAAGTCAGtctttgaaaaaattagttgaaaaaaaagacgAGTAGCAATTATACTGAACACAatttttgatattcaaCTACGAATTGTTCGTTTGAGCTTTGCAATATACTAGGTCCCACAAAGGAAAATTGGTCACAAgtagtcaaaaaaaaataaaaatgcaaaaagtATAACGTCACAGACAGGACTCGAACCTGCGCGGGCAAAACCCACTGCCTGGCTAACTTGTATGTATAGCAGGGCAACGCCTTAAAACCACTCGGCCACTGTGACCCAATTTGGAAAAACAGTTTCGCGCTTCTACATGAACTTGTCTGTGATAGTCAAGTTTCAAACTTCACCAAGCCAGTTtgacccaaaaaaaattgatttTTTACTTGAAAACTGTCAGGTAGATGGTCTGTTAAAATATTCTTGAGCTAGCGACTTCGGAGAATGCATGGATTCAAGGATAGGCAAAAACATGCCCGAGTAGCGCAATTGGTTAACGCGTTAGACTTCTATGCTTGATAAAAGTTGGAATCTGAAGATTGTGAGTTCGACCCTCATCTCGGGTGtagcttctttttccttttgGCTCATATAATTCTGATTTGAATATGTGTTTCGATTTTCGCTATTACTTTTTTACAAGATACAGCTACAAATGTTTCTTCAAAACAATACTCCATTTTTATACATTTTATCTCGTAATATGCACCCCACTcttaatatataaaattaataagACTGAAActgattttttattatcattatttatattcaataAGCGAAGGTGTTTCCCTGGTTTCCCGGTTTCTCGTAATTTTACTTCAGCTGTGTCCCTTCACACCATCTCGTCCGGTATACACCAGGGACCATTTCTAGGGTCTTAGGACATGTTTAAACCCCCAGCTCAGACAATATCTAAACACAAATAGATAATAGACAAATTATTAAAACAATTAGTCGCAATGGCTAAAACAGATCACCATATAAAGTCGCTTCAGCCATTTCTTGACCTTTTAATAActgaagatcaagaaaaaaagaacgtGCACCCGAGATGAGGGTCGAACTCACAATCTTCAGATTCCAACTTTTATCAAAGTGTAGAAGTCTAACGCGTTAACCAATTGCGCTACTCGGGCAGGAAAATTTTGTGTTTGCAGGCCGTTATGCACTTTTGATTTAAGGTCGCATAACCGCCTAACCCGATGCATGAGCGCCGTTAGGACATTTTAATAGCATGTACCCTAGACGACGAGTGCATGCTGCAACCGGGTACAGATCAGAAAGGGCTCAACACCAATAGAGCTCTTAGAAAAGCGAAGTAATCATGATTGGCAATCTATTTTCTCGGCAATGCTAACCTCGCATTGTCGGCTTTTTAGATATTGCTTATCAGGATTAGCATTTTCTCCCTCTCGTTTTCACCATGGTAGTTGGCCAGTTTCTTATGCAAACGCTCTCggataaaaatatttttatagaATACACTTCCAAGTTACATTTTATTACTAATAATTACTCTGGGTTAGAAAAATTGGTGTTGTAAAATTCACCGATAGTTCTTGCCCCACCTGTAGGGCGCGCTCCTTCCATACGCCAAAAGTGCGGACCGTAACCGAGGAAACGGCTGAACTTTTACCAACATGGTGATATGGGCAAGGGCTTTAGGTACAGTACACGGAGCTCGGACAGTTAACAACTAATGATGAGATAAAGATTTACTCAAGCTCTAGTGGGGTGGCAACGGTTCTGAATTAGTATCACTGGCAGTGGAGCTTACATAAACATTTAGATTCCATCTTCAGCAGGGACGGTCGAGAATTAAAGGAGCTTTTAGCCAGATATTTAAGAACCAACAAAGATTTCGTGGCTAGTTCAATATCTGTTACCGATATTAAATACCAGCTTATAATCGGGCAGTGCTGTGCCTTTTAATGATCGCAACTAGTGAACGTCAATTACAGTGGCATTAGTCCTACTGAATCGACTGTTGAGTGATTAAATATTGAAAATTCTGGTAACTTGTACTCGAGACTGCGAAGCTCGAATTGTTCACAGTTTTGCTATATCTCGTGGTACAATCGGTGCTACTGCTGGCGGGTTATCGCTGAGACATCTCACAGATTTATATCTGCATTACTACAGGTTcgatattttgaaaacattTCGGTGCAATGTCTTCTGACGAAGAGATGGAAATACCTCACGGTGCTGAAGATGTGGGAGGATCAAGAGAAGACGTGTCACATTCAAAAGGTAATGAAAACAATGGCGGAGCTTCTTCCATGGCTAAGCGCCATGTGGCCTGCTCATTATGTCGTAAACGAAAGTTGAAATGCGATGGAAAACGACCAAAGTGCTCGACTTGTGCCAAACAGAATCATATTTGTGAATATACTGAGACATTCCGTAAGGCGGGTCCACGGAGAGGTTATGTCAAGACGTTAGAACAGAGAGTGAGCCAGCTGGAACAAATGCTAGCAGAAGCTACTACAAGAACATCTGTAGCACCGGTCAAGGCAGAATCTGCTATGCTTGATAATGACGACGACAATAATCCAGATAGTACATATAATATCGGAGCAGGCGATGTTTCGGTAGGTAGTGCCGGTCATGgggttggtggtgctatCACATCTGGACTTGGCATTCCAGTCGATCCAACTGAAAGCATTCTGAACGGCAATGAAAAAGGTTCTACTAATCCAGTTATTTTTAATGGTACTCAAGGCGATAATATTAACGGTATTGTCGGCTCTCTGGATCTGGACTGTAGAAATGATTTTTTGAATGGCCCCTACGATATGCAAATATCAAGCCTGAACATGGATGAGGCGCTACCCCCCGATGAAATGATTAAAGAGCTTCTTGAGATGTATTTCAATGGGTTGAATCGAATGATTCCATTAATTGATCGCACTAGATTTATGACAAGAATGTCACTAGTGCCCTCACAAAGACCAAAATTATTCCTACAATACGCCATTTTCCTAAAAGCAGCATGTACATCGGATAAGTACACATCATTAACACCTCTTTTTTACAAGCGCGCATGCAAATACATGAACAAGGCAGAGACGAGTTCAAGATTCAGAGATGTTGCCAG
This window harbors:
- the CDC34 gene encoding SCF E2 ubiquitin-protein ligase catalytic subunit CDC34 (Ubiquitin-conjugating enzyme (E2); catalytic subunit of SCF ubiquitin-protein ligase complex (together with Skp1p, Rbx1p, Cdc53p, and an F-box protein) that regulates cell cycle progression by targeting key substrates for degradation; protein abundance increases in response to DNA replication stress; GO_component: GO:0019005 - SCF ubiquitin ligase complex [Evidence IDA,IPI] [PMID 9346238]; GO_component: GO:0019005 - SCF ubiquitin ligase complex [Evidence IMP] [PMID 9736614]; GO_component: GO:0005737 - cytoplasm [Evidence IEA,IEA]; GO_component: GO:0005737 - cytoplasm [Evidence IDA] [PMID 11080155]; GO_component: GO:0005634 - nucleus [Evidence IEA,IEA]; GO_component: GO:0005634 - nucleus [Evidence IDA] [PMID 11080155]; GO_component: GO:0005634 - nucleus [Evidence IDA] [PMID 8164658]; GO_function: GO:0005524 - ATP binding [Evidence IEA]; GO_function: GO:0016881 - acid-amino acid ligase activity [Evidence IEA]; GO_function: GO:0016874 - ligase activity [Evidence IEA]; GO_function: GO:0000166 - nucleotide binding [Evidence IEA]; GO_function: GO:0042803 - protein homodimerization activity [Evidence IDA,IMP] [PMID 7929378]; GO_function: GO:0061630 - ubiquitin protein ligase activity [Evidence IDA] [PMID 9346238]; GO_function: GO:0004842 - ubiquitin-protein transferase activity [Evidence IEA]; GO_function: GO:0004842 - ubiquitin-protein transferase activity [Evidence IDA,IMP,ISS] [PMID 2842867]; GO_function: GO:0004842 - ubiquitin-protein transferase activity [Evidence IDA] [PMID 9346239]; GO_process: GO:0006260 - DNA replication [Evidence IEA]; GO_process: GO:0000082 - G1/S transition of mitotic cell cycle [Evidence TAS] [PMID 9346231]; GO_process: GO:0000086 - G2/M transition of mitotic cell cycle [Evidence IGI] [PMID 7954792]; GO_process: GO:0000086 - G2/M transition of mitotic cell cycle [Evidence IGI] [PMID 9736614]; GO_process: GO:0031146 - SCF-dependent proteasomal ubiquitin-dependent protein catabolic process [Evidence IDA] [PMID 9346238]; GO_process: GO:0031146 - SCF-dependent proteasomal ubiquitin-dependent protein catabolic process [Evidence IDA] [PMID 9346239]; GO_process: GO:0007049 - cell cycle [Evidence IEA]; GO_process: GO:0051301 - cell division [Evidence IEA]; GO_process: GO:0051865 - protein autoubiquitination [Evidence IDA,IMP] [PMID 8383676]; GO_process: GO:0000209 - protein polyubiquitination [Evidence IDA] [PMID 1848239]; GO_process: GO:0016567 - protein ubiquitination [Evidence IEA]; GO_process: GO:0042787 - protein ubiquitination involved in ubiquitin-dependent protein catabolic process [Evidence IDA] [PMID 9346238]; GO_process: GO:0042787 - protein ubiquitination involved in ubiquitin-dependent protein catabolic process [Evidence IDA] [PMID 9346239]), with the protein product MFPKDYPFSPPRFRFNPPIYHPNVYKDGLICISILHKSGDATTDEPDGETWSPAQSVETVLISIVSLLSDPNINSPANVDAAVAWRKDRPSYNKRVAQDVAASKQNIPKDFKMPLLESEAYVAPKPAEPRDDVVDDDFWYESADDSMEDEDVMEDDGDESDNFEDEDDEDEEE